A genomic window from Candidatus Sericytochromatia bacterium includes:
- a CDS encoding S8 family serine peptidase has protein sequence MSHARHACGLLLWALGLSACQATAPWNAPTGPSQRLQATPRGQADPLSAIVRWKPGTSPNAVHTTLGGLRLTLRRHLPALNASSVSWSSGAGPSAGLMASGLVAAIEPNHIWRLSPRRAAPRALGFSLKQAEDPGYAQRHWGQTRIGADRLWSQYRGAPRTLVAVIDTGIDLQHPDLRGALVPGFTTFAESSPQDYEGHGTHVAGIIAGQGSGQPGVRGVAPDCRIMPIKVMGPRGREGRVENVVAGIIWAVDHGAQVLNMSLGDEGTSPLLRDAIRYARERDVVVVAASGNFEEGRHASTNTMNYPAALPGVIAVGAVDDRENLADFSFWGHWLSVTAPGVDIHSSVPADGDERGAYMSEQGTSMAAPFVAGVAALVRSRHPDWNAAQVQTRLEKTAHDLGAPGYDPRFGHGRLDAYRAVLGP, from the coding sequence TTGTCCCACGCACGCCATGCATGCGGACTGCTGCTCTGGGCGCTTGGTCTGAGCGCCTGCCAGGCGACCGCGCCCTGGAACGCCCCCACAGGCCCGTCTCAACGCCTGCAAGCGACGCCGCGAGGCCAGGCAGACCCGCTCAGCGCGATCGTCCGCTGGAAGCCTGGCACCTCACCGAACGCCGTCCACACGACGCTGGGCGGCCTGCGGCTGACGCTGCGGCGACATCTGCCCGCCCTGAACGCCAGCAGCGTGTCCTGGAGCAGCGGCGCGGGCCCGAGCGCCGGCCTGATGGCCAGTGGGCTGGTGGCGGCCATCGAACCCAATCACATCTGGCGCCTGTCACCCCGACGGGCCGCCCCGCGGGCGCTGGGCTTCAGCCTCAAGCAGGCCGAGGACCCCGGTTACGCGCAACGCCACTGGGGCCAGACCCGCATCGGGGCCGACCGGCTTTGGTCGCAGTATCGCGGTGCGCCGCGCACGCTGGTGGCCGTGATCGACACCGGCATCGACCTGCAGCACCCGGATCTGCGGGGGGCCCTGGTGCCCGGCTTCACCACCTTTGCGGAGAGCAGCCCGCAGGACTATGAAGGCCATGGCACCCACGTGGCCGGCATCATCGCCGGTCAGGGCAGCGGCCAACCCGGCGTGCGAGGCGTCGCGCCGGATTGTCGCATCATGCCGATCAAGGTCATGGGCCCGCGCGGTCGCGAAGGCCGGGTCGAGAACGTCGTCGCCGGCATCATCTGGGCCGTGGATCACGGGGCCCAGGTATTGAACATGAGCCTGGGTGATGAGGGCACCAGCCCGCTGCTGCGCGATGCGATCCGCTACGCCCGCGAGCGCGACGTGGTGGTGGTGGCGGCCTCGGGCAACTTCGAGGAAGGTCGTCACGCCAGCACGAACACGATGAACTACCCGGCGGCCCTGCCCGGTGTGATCGCGGTCGGGGCGGTGGATGACCGCGAAAACCTGGCTGATTTCTCGTTCTGGGGCCACTGGCTGTCCGTGACGGCGCCCGGCGTGGACATTCATTCCAGCGTCCCGGCGGATGGCGATGAACGCGGAGCGTACATGAGCGAACAGGGCACCAGCATGGCGGCCCCGTTCGTGGCCGGGGTTGCAGCGCTGGTGCGCAGCCGCCATCCGGACTGGAACGCGGCCCAGGTTCAAACCCGCCTGGAAAAAACCGCCCATGATCTGGGGGCACCGGGATACGATCCCCGCTTCGGGCACGGCCGCCTCGATGCCTACCGGGCCGTGCTGGGTCCCTGA
- the rimI gene encoding ribosomal protein S18-alanine N-acetyltransferase, giving the protein MIAIRPMQGADLPRVVEVERACFGERWSQRAFENELANVASRYFVCEWDGRIVGYAGYWLILEEAHITAIGTDPAYQRRGLGERLLLHLIDHAARAEARWLTLEVRASNVAAIRLYEKYGFSSLGRRKAYYQDNQEDALVMWTENIEQPEYQALLARLRDALQTRP; this is encoded by the coding sequence ATGATCGCCATTCGCCCCATGCAAGGGGCCGACCTGCCCCGTGTGGTGGAAGTCGAGCGCGCCTGTTTCGGCGAGCGCTGGAGCCAGCGCGCCTTCGAAAACGAACTGGCCAACGTGGCGAGCCGTTATTTCGTCTGCGAGTGGGACGGTCGGATCGTCGGCTACGCCGGCTACTGGTTGATCCTTGAGGAGGCCCACATCACCGCCATCGGGACCGATCCCGCCTACCAGCGTCGGGGCCTGGGCGAGCGCCTGCTGCTGCACCTGATCGACCATGCCGCCAGGGCCGAAGCCCGCTGGCTGACGCTGGAAGTGCGGGCCAGCAACGTGGCCGCCATCCGGCTGTACGAGAAATATGGCTTCAGCTCGCTCGGGCGCCGCAAGGCCTATTACCAGGACAACCAGGAAGACGCCCTGGTGATGTGGACGGAAAACATCGAACAACCGGAATATCAGGCCCTTCTCGCTCGCCTGCGGGACGCCTTGCAGACCCGCCCCTGA
- a CDS encoding S8 family serine peptidase yields the protein MRTMRWCLGLSLGLSGCAPLPLQQLSGAQFALGELDGANVPFQDEGGQTYTLQSLGATKLIVRFHPSVRGKRVPKGGTRVMNLPNGSELFRFASPAVAGRALAVLKSDPEVLLAEPDAPLRSFSAYSGALNDPLLGGQLYLKAEQANASAAWSVEAGDAASCSVAVLDSGIRSTHEDLAGALDLAPLGGALNYIATPTTDVTDNHGHGTQVAGIIAARAGNSMGIVGVAPLTKVVPFKVSDSVTIETSAVARALMAAADLPQVGVINLSLGGPTDVASLREAVDYAVRKGKVVIAAAGNSSSSAKTYPAAYKGVLAVGASQMAADGTLGKASFSNFGDWVKIAAPGSVIYTTGKDADDDYDQPSGTSMAAPIVSGAAALVRVRRPAWSAEQVRRQLVRTGRFGIPSFNSSELTHLDVVRALDVPNTAGTPIDMAPAFSGVVAKAGPNPLNEIIIGWDSTEAVDPMVKASGAMNVAATTTISTLRALIDNSGVSGSVSATGAISSKPQVLMTGLKAGTTYRFLLRGTDEAGQETLDQGVYTFSTKPVTMSTPNYTPAVYSPTLTWRTNVPMKRVLYYSESADMAASQSIVVDQVLDMSHSVVFPRLRPATRYYYRIVCTDRFGNVAQTNPIASAPSFLTSPIIVSQPTVSSNATGHHVSWSTNVPTRSQLWYGAQAGVSATGTCDPVATCSIATGSQELSTVHSIRVDRPAGLVADFLKPVATDDMATPTVAHGKVVQAKTSAIRAFNIAFSDIQATSAVLNFTTERLATVEIATSTLATPSSLTYSNLAGGTAGTHFRENLLGFAPATRYYVWLRLRAYREATASGDGGLVVQPVGNVLTKPVP from the coding sequence ATGCGGACCATGCGGTGGTGTTTGGGTCTTTCGCTCGGGCTCTCGGGCTGCGCGCCCCTGCCCTTGCAGCAGCTTAGCGGGGCCCAGTTTGCCCTGGGAGAGCTGGATGGCGCCAACGTGCCGTTTCAGGACGAAGGCGGCCAGACCTATACGCTACAGTCACTGGGCGCCACCAAGTTGATCGTGCGCTTTCACCCATCCGTGCGCGGCAAACGCGTGCCCAAGGGCGGGACGCGGGTGATGAACCTGCCGAACGGGTCGGAATTGTTTCGCTTCGCCTCCCCCGCCGTAGCAGGGCGTGCCTTGGCGGTTCTCAAAAGCGATCCGGAGGTGCTGCTGGCCGAACCCGACGCGCCGCTGCGCTCGTTTTCGGCCTATTCCGGCGCTCTCAACGACCCTCTATTGGGGGGACAGCTCTACTTGAAGGCCGAACAGGCCAACGCCTCGGCAGCCTGGAGCGTCGAAGCGGGTGATGCGGCCTCCTGCTCGGTCGCGGTGCTCGACTCCGGCATTCGCTCCACCCACGAAGACCTGGCCGGCGCGCTCGATCTGGCGCCCCTCGGCGGTGCCCTGAACTACATCGCCACCCCCACGACCGACGTCACGGACAACCACGGCCATGGCACCCAGGTGGCCGGCATCATCGCGGCCCGGGCGGGCAACAGCATGGGCATCGTAGGGGTGGCGCCGCTGACCAAGGTGGTGCCCTTCAAGGTCAGCGACTCGGTCACCATCGAGACGTCAGCCGTGGCGCGGGCCCTGATGGCCGCAGCCGATCTGCCCCAGGTCGGCGTGATCAACCTGAGCCTGGGGGGTCCGACCGACGTGGCCTCACTGCGCGAAGCCGTCGACTATGCGGTGCGAAAGGGCAAGGTGGTGATCGCCGCGGCGGGGAACTCCTCGTCCTCTGCGAAAACGTATCCGGCAGCCTACAAGGGTGTACTGGCGGTGGGCGCCAGTCAGATGGCCGCCGATGGCACGCTGGGCAAGGCGTCATTCTCCAACTTTGGCGACTGGGTCAAGATCGCCGCACCGGGAAGCGTGATCTACACCACCGGCAAGGACGCGGACGACGATTATGACCAGCCATCCGGTACCAGCATGGCCGCCCCGATCGTGTCGGGCGCCGCCGCCCTGGTGCGCGTCAGACGCCCGGCCTGGAGTGCGGAACAGGTCCGCCGTCAGCTGGTCCGGACGGGCCGCTTCGGCATCCCGAGCTTCAACTCCAGCGAACTGACCCACCTGGATGTGGTGCGTGCCCTGGACGTGCCCAACACGGCCGGGACGCCGATCGACATGGCACCCGCCTTCAGCGGCGTGGTGGCCAAGGCGGGCCCCAATCCGCTCAACGAGATCATCATTGGCTGGGATTCCACCGAAGCGGTCGATCCCATGGTCAAAGCCTCGGGCGCGATGAACGTGGCGGCCACCACCACCATTTCCACACTCCGCGCCTTGATCGACAACAGCGGCGTATCGGGCAGCGTCTCCGCCACCGGCGCCATCTCCTCGAAACCGCAGGTGCTGATGACCGGACTCAAAGCCGGCACCACCTATCGATTCCTCCTGAGAGGGACGGACGAAGCGGGTCAGGAGACCCTCGACCAGGGGGTTTACACCTTCAGCACCAAGCCGGTGACCATGTCCACGCCGAATTACACGCCCGCGGTGTATTCGCCGACCCTGACGTGGAGAACCAACGTACCGATGAAGCGGGTGCTTTACTACAGCGAAAGCGCCGACATGGCCGCATCCCAGTCAATTGTGGTGGACCAGGTACTCGACATGTCGCATTCGGTGGTGTTCCCGCGCTTGCGACCCGCGACTCGCTACTATTACCGCATCGTCTGCACGGACCGCTTTGGCAACGTGGCCCAGACCAACCCGATCGCGAGCGCTCCCTCGTTCCTGACGAGCCCGATCATCGTCTCGCAGCCGACCGTGTCGAGCAATGCCACCGGGCATCACGTGTCGTGGAGCACCAACGTGCCGACCCGCTCCCAGCTGTGGTACGGGGCCCAGGCCGGCGTCTCCGCCACGGGAACGTGCGACCCGGTCGCCACCTGCAGCATCGCAACGGGCAGTCAGGAACTGAGCACCGTACACTCGATCCGGGTGGACCGCCCCGCGGGATTGGTGGCCGACTTCCTGAAACCGGTGGCCACAGACGACATGGCCACACCAACGGTGGCGCATGGCAAGGTCGTGCAAGCCAAAACCAGCGCCATCCGGGCTTTCAACATTGCTTTCAGCGACATCCAGGCCACTTCGGCCGTGTTGAACTTCACCACCGAGCGCCTGGCCACCGTGGAAATTGCCACCTCCACCCTGGCCACCCCCTCCTCGCTGACCTACAGCAACCTGGCCGGCGGCACGGCGGGCACCCATTTCAGGGAAAACCTGCTCGGCTTCGCTCCTGCCACTCGTTATTATGTCTGGCTGCGCCTGAGGGCCTACCGGGAAGCCACCGCGTCAGGCGATGGCGGTCTGGTTGTCCAGCCCGTTGGCAATGTGCTGACCAAACCGGTGCCCTGA
- the tsaB gene encoding tRNA (adenosine(37)-N6)-threonylcarbamoyltransferase complex dimerization subunit type 1 TsaB: MILGIHTATPQLSLALVEDGTVLAEASQAVGNAHSEALFVQLESLFAWVGRPRTALRAVGVAMGPGGFTGVRTGMAAAKTIAQFCQLPVYGIPTLEALAAQFPSTGPVVAALDARRDLVFAGVWRTDGAQPEPIVPAGLHAVDEWLTRVQELTGEGPVWWIGEGAWCHRERIRTSHANWHVPEAIAHVAGAVSVASLAERRLAAGHPSDGPTLAPQYLREPQAVINWEARQAEAPAGGGRE; this comes from the coding sequence GTGATCCTCGGCATCCACACCGCCACGCCGCAGCTCTCATTGGCCCTGGTCGAGGACGGCACCGTGCTGGCCGAGGCCAGTCAGGCGGTCGGCAACGCCCATTCCGAAGCCCTCTTCGTGCAACTGGAAAGCCTGTTTGCCTGGGTCGGGCGGCCGCGCACGGCGCTGCGGGCGGTCGGTGTGGCCATGGGACCAGGGGGCTTCACGGGGGTCCGCACCGGCATGGCGGCCGCCAAGACGATCGCCCAGTTCTGCCAGCTGCCCGTCTACGGCATCCCAACCCTCGAGGCCCTGGCGGCACAGTTCCCCAGCACCGGCCCGGTGGTCGCGGCCCTCGACGCCCGCCGCGATCTGGTGTTTGCCGGGGTCTGGCGCACCGATGGCGCCCAACCCGAACCGATCGTCCCGGCGGGACTGCACGCCGTGGACGAGTGGCTCACGCGGGTGCAGGAACTGACCGGCGAGGGGCCTGTCTGGTGGATCGGGGAAGGCGCCTGGTGTCACCGGGAACGCATCCGCACCAGCCACGCGAACTGGCATGTGCCGGAGGCGATCGCCCATGTGGCCGGGGCCGTTTCCGTCGCCAGCCTGGCCGAACGGCGCCTGGCGGCCGGACATCCCTCGGATGGCCCGACGCTCGCGCCCCAGTACCTGAGAGAGCCGCAAGCCGTGATCAACTGGGAAGCTCGGCAGGCGGAAGCGCCTGCGGGAGGAGGCCGGGAATGA
- a CDS encoding 5'-nucleotidase C-terminal domain-containing protein gives MLTAVRSHFATLLSIGTCAWALGAGGASVAQTLEDPQAHLLVQVMSTTDVHGRIYPTNYYGDKGDEPVGVARVSTLVNGIRAKNPHTLLVDSGDCLQGTPLTYYHARLAPRALNPMVAAYNAMRFDAFAVGNHEYNYDLPYLLKARDEARYPFVSGNIYHHGTRKPVFRPYTIKTVGGVRVGILGFTTPGVAVWDRRFVQGKHDFGDITEACGRWLPELQAEGVDAVVVIIHSGLGEPYEPTFGGYSADDGLPEENVCAKLADTYPAIDAILLGHSHKELPKLIRNGVLLAQAKKWGERLVVVDLNFQRQGERWKLTHKDSRSLTTEGVSPDPQVLAVARKAHEDTVAYVNSVVGASTAVWSSARSRIEDTPIMDLVNEVQRAKSGAQLSAASVFNASAHLPKGPLRVSDIAALYVYENTLTTVQLTGTQLKEYLETSAAFFAPYKPGAPIFDDRPAYNHDMVQGVDYTIDVTRPAGDRITRLEYLGQAVKPDQLFTMALNSYRQNGGGAYKMLKQAPLKGVVNVEIRDLMLDWVREQKTIDPGKVFKSNWRLAPEGVIATDGKHYR, from the coding sequence ATGCTGACCGCCGTGCGCTCGCACTTCGCCACCCTGCTGTCGATCGGAACCTGTGCCTGGGCTTTGGGAGCCGGTGGCGCGTCGGTGGCTCAAACGCTGGAGGACCCTCAGGCGCATCTGCTGGTGCAGGTCATGAGCACCACCGATGTGCATGGCCGGATCTACCCCACCAATTATTACGGCGACAAGGGCGACGAGCCCGTCGGGGTGGCCCGCGTGAGCACCCTGGTCAATGGCATCCGCGCGAAAAACCCCCACACCCTGCTGGTCGACTCCGGCGATTGCCTGCAGGGCACGCCGCTCACTTACTACCACGCCCGCCTCGCGCCCCGGGCCCTGAACCCCATGGTGGCCGCCTACAATGCCATGCGTTTCGATGCCTTCGCGGTCGGCAACCATGAATACAACTACGACCTTCCCTACCTGCTGAAGGCCCGCGACGAGGCCCGCTATCCCTTCGTGTCGGGCAACATCTATCACCACGGCACCCGCAAGCCGGTCTTCCGGCCCTACACGATCAAGACGGTGGGCGGCGTGCGGGTGGGCATTCTGGGCTTCACCACACCCGGGGTGGCCGTCTGGGACCGCCGCTTCGTGCAGGGCAAGCATGACTTCGGGGACATCACCGAAGCCTGCGGGCGCTGGCTGCCCGAGTTGCAGGCCGAGGGGGTGGATGCCGTGGTGGTGATCATCCACTCGGGGCTGGGCGAGCCCTACGAGCCGACTTTTGGCGGCTATTCGGCCGATGACGGACTGCCGGAGGAAAACGTCTGCGCCAAGCTGGCCGACACCTATCCGGCCATTGACGCGATCCTGCTCGGGCATTCGCACAAGGAACTGCCCAAGCTGATCCGCAACGGCGTGTTGCTGGCCCAGGCCAAGAAGTGGGGCGAGCGGCTGGTGGTGGTCGACCTCAACTTTCAGCGCCAGGGCGAGCGCTGGAAATTGACCCACAAGGACTCGCGCAGCCTGACCACTGAAGGCGTCAGCCCCGATCCGCAGGTGCTGGCCGTGGCCCGCAAGGCCCATGAGGACACCGTGGCCTACGTCAACTCGGTGGTGGGGGCCTCGACGGCCGTCTGGAGTTCGGCGCGTTCCCGCATCGAGGACACGCCGATCATGGACCTGGTGAACGAGGTGCAACGCGCCAAGAGCGGTGCTCAGTTGTCGGCCGCCAGTGTCTTCAACGCCTCGGCCCACCTGCCCAAGGGCCCGCTGCGCGTGTCCGACATCGCAGCCCTGTACGTCTATGAGAACACGCTCACGACCGTGCAACTGACGGGGACGCAATTGAAGGAGTACCTGGAAACCAGTGCGGCTTTCTTCGCGCCCTACAAGCCGGGGGCGCCGATTTTCGATGATCGACCGGCCTACAACCACGACATGGTGCAAGGGGTGGACTACACGATCGACGTGACCCGACCGGCCGGCGACCGCATCACGCGCCTCGAGTACCTGGGGCAGGCCGTCAAGCCCGACCAGCTCTTCACCATGGCCCTCAACAGCTACCGGCAAAATGGCGGCGGGGCTTACAAGATGCTCAAGCAAGCCCCGCTGAAAGGGGTCGTGAATGTCGAGATCCGCGACCTCATGCTGGACTGGGTGAGGGAGCAGAAGACGATCGATCCGGGCAAGGTCTTCAAGTCCAACTGGCGCTTGGCGCCGGAAGGTGTCATCGCGACGGACGGCAAGCACTACCGCTGA
- a CDS encoding Fur family transcriptional regulator, whose product MSYPEMAMALLKARGYRQTRPRKLVLEALAAAETPLSPYELAESLRGQGEKGDVVSMYRILQTLEENDLVHRVLSTGKYRRCQLAPEHDCHRPQMQHCHHNLLCRRCGAIEEVHCPGMELIEQVIASQSQFAIEAHRLEFSGLCGACQQAGAFPSRPSTHRFHRHDD is encoded by the coding sequence GTGTCCTATCCCGAGATGGCCATGGCGCTCTTGAAGGCGCGCGGCTACCGCCAAACCCGACCGCGCAAGCTGGTGCTCGAAGCCCTGGCGGCAGCGGAGACGCCGCTGTCGCCCTATGAGCTGGCTGAATCGCTGCGAGGTCAGGGCGAGAAGGGCGATGTGGTCAGCATGTACCGCATCCTGCAAACCCTCGAAGAGAATGATCTGGTGCACCGGGTGCTCTCCACCGGCAAGTACCGGCGCTGTCAGCTCGCGCCCGAACACGATTGCCACCGGCCGCAGATGCAGCACTGTCATCACAATCTGCTGTGCCGTCGCTGCGGGGCGATCGAGGAGGTCCACTGCCCCGGGATGGAACTGATCGAGCAGGTGATCGCGAGCCAGTCGCAGTTCGCGATCGAGGCGCATCGCTTGGAGTTTTCCGGCCTGTGTGGCGCTTGTCAGCAGGCCGGTGCCTTTCCTTCCCGTCCCTCGACGCACCGGTTCCACCGCCACGACGACTGA
- the tsaE gene encoding tRNA (adenosine(37)-N6)-threonylcarbamoyltransferase complex ATPase subunit type 1 TsaE translates to MPAWSLFLPDADATERLGHWLGQTARPGDVLLLHGNLGAGKTTLVRGLARGLALDAEVTSPTFALVQTYGGHPALHHLDLYRLETAEVLAAGLDEYWEAGDAVCAIEWPERLRGDGLDLRPAASLALSLTAEEPEGRQAAFQAETGGRPSEWLAALETVAREAGVVA, encoded by the coding sequence ATGCCCGCCTGGTCCCTCTTCCTGCCCGACGCCGACGCCACCGAACGTCTGGGCCACTGGCTGGGTCAGACGGCCCGCCCGGGCGATGTGCTGCTGCTACACGGCAACCTCGGGGCCGGCAAGACGACGCTGGTGCGAGGACTGGCGCGCGGATTGGCCCTGGACGCCGAGGTGACCTCGCCGACCTTTGCGCTGGTGCAGACCTATGGGGGGCACCCCGCGCTGCACCACCTGGACCTTTACCGGCTGGAAACGGCCGAGGTGCTCGCCGCTGGACTCGATGAATACTGGGAAGCCGGCGATGCGGTGTGTGCGATCGAATGGCCGGAGCGCCTCCGCGGCGACGGCCTGGACCTCCGGCCCGCCGCCAGCCTGGCGCTCAGCCTGACCGCCGAGGAGCCGGAGGGAAGACAGGCCGCGTTCCAGGCCGAAACAGGCGGCCGGCCGTCTGAATGGCTTGCGGCCCTCGAGACGGTCGCGCGTGAGGCGGGAGTCGTGGCGTGA
- a CDS encoding M48 family metallopeptidase has translation MNAVKHRVAKIARLAFHNQQARAEKDLMRVTAGARAEVGLIREAFGQDALPNAVKGQVKTLSMLERASLVRQQAITKTAKQLTPAERALADTLSRSRGKSDWMRQLAGIEKTIQTPPEAETRKAIGRLLRKDAAQVLTSPTPAVTAATEGKQLIEAYKVMTKVWATLENAPELLTNFQKTRRFRYSDVVWVSKQTGIDHARVQAIMDRLAKVAPERPYKLENTVFQRQTPNAFSAGGGQFGVHDSILKLAKTDDELAFIMGHELAHEVHGDAAAARLSLKRFQNWQERARREGVPKSVRDRVEEAVKQEQIILRRIQETRADRDGVRFAARAGFDPQAGAEFLNKLDPKPMADKIYLDNGYPPTRKRIEAIKAAIRAEKL, from the coding sequence ATGAACGCAGTGAAGCATCGTGTGGCCAAGATTGCCCGCCTGGCCTTCCACAACCAGCAAGCCCGCGCCGAGAAAGACCTGATGCGCGTCACGGCCGGGGCCCGGGCCGAGGTGGGCCTGATCCGCGAGGCGTTCGGTCAGGATGCTCTGCCGAATGCCGTGAAGGGGCAGGTCAAGACGCTCTCGATGCTGGAGCGGGCCTCGCTCGTGCGCCAGCAGGCCATCACCAAGACGGCCAAGCAACTCACGCCGGCCGAGCGGGCGCTGGCCGACACGCTCTCCAGGTCGCGTGGCAAGAGCGACTGGATGCGCCAGCTGGCCGGCATCGAGAAGACCATCCAGACGCCGCCCGAGGCGGAAACCCGCAAGGCGATCGGTCGGTTGCTGCGCAAGGATGCGGCCCAGGTGCTGACCTCGCCCACCCCGGCGGTCACGGCCGCAACCGAGGGCAAGCAGCTGATCGAAGCTTACAAGGTGATGACCAAGGTCTGGGCGACGCTCGAAAACGCGCCGGAACTGCTCACCAACTTCCAGAAGACGCGCCGTTTCCGCTACAGCGACGTGGTCTGGGTCTCCAAGCAGACCGGCATCGATCATGCCCGGGTGCAGGCGATCATGGACCGTCTGGCCAAGGTCGCGCCTGAGCGCCCCTACAAGCTGGAGAACACCGTCTTCCAGCGCCAGACCCCCAACGCCTTCTCGGCCGGCGGTGGCCAGTTCGGCGTCCACGACTCGATCCTCAAGCTGGCCAAGACCGACGACGAGCTGGCCTTCATCATGGGGCACGAGCTGGCTCACGAGGTGCACGGGGATGCCGCGGCGGCGCGCCTGTCGCTGAAGCGCTTCCAGAACTGGCAGGAGCGGGCCCGTCGCGAGGGCGTGCCGAAGAGCGTGCGCGACCGGGTCGAAGAGGCGGTCAAACAGGAGCAGATCATCCTGCGTCGCATCCAGGAAACGCGCGCCGACCGCGATGGAGTCCGCTTTGCCGCGCGGGCCGGCTTCGATCCGCAGGCGGGTGCCGAATTCCTCAACAAGCTCGACCCCAAGCCGATGGCCGACAAGATCTACCTCGACAACGGTTACCCCCCCACCCGCAAGCGCATCGAGGCGATCAAGGCCGCGATCCGCGCCGAGAAGCTCTGA
- a CDS encoding DUF2064 domain-containing protein has protein sequence MRQGIIVFADSAPAGSPAQARLLATMEALRGVAEAVPFLAYADAQHTQTLRDLVGGPPPRFFPQANRPQLGERLAQAFAFLFIQDYERVVLLTEQFEPRRAEEIQQALQALSEAACCIEERNGAYMVAVRRADFPLVAPIFDEVRWDRPGAKSEADALLAAASDT, from the coding sequence ATGCGCCAGGGTATCATCGTGTTCGCCGACTCCGCCCCCGCCGGATCGCCAGCGCAAGCGCGTCTGCTGGCGACGATGGAGGCGCTCCGGGGCGTGGCTGAGGCGGTCCCGTTTCTGGCCTACGCAGACGCTCAGCACACCCAGACGCTGCGTGACCTCGTGGGCGGTCCACCGCCCCGCTTCTTTCCTCAGGCCAACCGACCGCAATTGGGCGAACGGCTGGCGCAGGCCTTCGCCTTCCTGTTCATCCAGGACTACGAACGCGTGGTGCTGCTGACGGAGCAGTTCGAACCGCGGCGCGCCGAGGAGATCCAGCAGGCCTTGCAGGCCCTGAGCGAAGCCGCCTGCTGCATCGAAGAGCGCAACGGGGCTTACATGGTCGCCGTGCGACGCGCAGACTTCCCCCTGGTGGCCCCGATCTTCGATGAGGTACGCTGGGACAGGCCCGGAGCCAAATCCGAGGCCGATGCGTTGCTGGCCGCCGCCAGCGATACCTGA
- a CDS encoding Maf family protein, whose amino-acid sequence MPLTLRNLRDARLVLASASPRRATLLGQLGLTPLVDPSRNPEHVPPGITPEDLVTRLASDKAREVMVRHPGADLVLGADTVVVLDGQILGKPCDAADAGRMLTALAGRWHAVYTGIALFAVPSGQSVVAHVQSEVFMRPLAPEEISAYIATGEPLDKAGAYAIQGLGGVFVREIRGDYQNIVGLPLARLDAAWRELGWRLL is encoded by the coding sequence ATGCCCTTGACCCTGCGCAATCTGCGGGACGCTCGCCTCGTGCTGGCCTCCGCCTCCCCGCGTCGCGCCACGCTGCTGGGCCAGCTCGGCCTCACGCCGCTGGTCGATCCGAGCCGGAACCCGGAGCATGTGCCACCCGGCATCACGCCCGAAGACCTGGTGACGAGGCTGGCCTCCGACAAGGCCCGAGAGGTGATGGTTCGTCATCCCGGCGCGGACCTGGTCCTCGGGGCCGACACCGTGGTGGTCCTGGACGGGCAGATTCTGGGCAAACCCTGCGACGCGGCGGATGCCGGCCGCATGCTGACGGCGCTGGCGGGGCGCTGGCATGCCGTCTACACGGGCATCGCCCTGTTTGCCGTGCCCAGCGGGCAGTCGGTCGTCGCCCACGTGCAGAGCGAGGTGTTCATGCGACCGCTCGCGCCGGAAGAGATCAGCGCCTACATTGCGACCGGGGAACCGCTCGACAAGGCGGGCGCCTATGCCATTCAGGGACTGGGCGGGGTCTTCGTGAGGGAGATTCGCGGGGATTATCAGAACATCGTCGGCTTGCCGCTGGCCCGCCTCGACGCGGCCTGGCGGGAGCTCGGCTGGCGGCTGTTGTGA